From a region of the Mercurialis annua linkage group LG1-X, ddMerAnnu1.2, whole genome shotgun sequence genome:
- the LOC126665314 gene encoding probable beta-1,4-xylosyltransferase IRX9H: protein MASIRRTLSPVPRAGALMNGEVSLVASPLSKSSSTAHQNLSTSRGLLSSILGLTDSQPSVLGVSSPRTSRAFDRGKPKGQVWRRAFFHFLVCFVVGMFVGFTPFVSTNLSRNLMLKSQAISFEMVSTVRGFRTLEGMTANVTSVAESEGLGNNGTSDPEVTLADQIPSDMPVNQSIPEDMALASQKLLIVVTPTYARPLQAFYLNQLGYTLKLVQPPLLWIVVEMTSQSEQTADILRRSGVMYRHLVCKKNLTDIKDKGIHQRNVALSHIETHHLDGIVYFADDANIYATDLFEQMRAIRRFGTWAVAKVTESKIQGLIEGPICNGTRVIGWHVDVASMRYRRFHADMSGFAFNSTILWDPKRWHRPTLEPIRLLDRVRDGLQVSTFIEQIVEDESQMEGLLEDCSRIMVWRLHLESRSSFYPPKWFTISNLDVISQL from the exons ATGGCATCTATAAGGAGAACATTGTCTCCTGTGCCGCGAGCCGGGGCGTTAATGAATGGGGAAGTCTCTCTAGTTGCTTCTCCGTTGTCTAAATCCTCGTCGACAGCTCATCAGAACTTATCAACATCTAGAGGATTGCTGTCTTCTATTCTTGGTTTGACGGATTCTCAACCTTCTGTTCTCGGTGTCTCTTCACCGAGAACATCTAGAGCATTTGATAGGGGAAAACCTAAGGGGCAAGTTTGGAGGAGGGCGTTTTTTCATTTCCTAGTTTGTTTTGTGGTTGGGATGTTTGTTGGTTTTACTCCGTTCGTGTCAACGAATTTATCAAGAAATCTTATGTTAAAGAGCCAAGCGATTTCCTTTGAGATGGTATCGACTGTTAGAGGTTTCCGTACATTAGAAGGCATGACCGCAAATGTGACATCAGTAGCCGAGAGCGAGGGTCTCGGCAATAATGGCACATCGGATCCAGAAGTGACGCTAGCTGACCAGATCCCGAGTGATATGCCGGTTAACCAATCAATCCCCGAAGATATGGCATTGGCGTCTCAGAAGCTTTTGATAGTTGTGACTCCAACCTATGCTAGACCACTTCAAGCTTTTTATCTGAATCAACTGGGGTACACATTAAAACTGGTTCAACCTCCGCTGTTGTGGATAGTTGTGGAAATGACGTCTCAATCTGAGCAAACTGCTGACATTTTAAGGAGAAGTGGGGTTATGTACAGGCATCTTGTTTGCAAGAAAAATCTTACTGACATAAAAGATAAAGGCATTCACCAAAGGAATGTGGCGTTGTCTCACATTGAAACACACCACCTTGATGGGATTGTCTACTTTGCAGATGATGCCAACATTTACGCGACTGATCTTTTTGAGCAAATGAGAGCAATCAG ACGGTTTGGGACTTGGGCAGTGGCCAAAGTAACAGAAAGCAAAATCCAAGGTCTTATTGAGGGCCCCATTTGCAATGGAACTCGAGTTATTGGATGGCATGTCGATGTAGCAAGTATGAGATACCGGAGATTCCATGCTGACATGTCAGGTTTTGCCTTCAATAGCACAATACTTTGGGATCCAAAACGATGGCACCGGCCAACACTTGAACCTATTAGGCTGCTTGACAGAGTCAGGGATGGCTTGCAG GTTAGCACATTCATTGAGCAAATTGTGGAAGATGAGAGCCAAATGGAAGGCTTACTAGAAGACTGTTCAAGAATCATGGTTTGGCGTCTGCATCTAGAGTCACGTAGCTCCTTCTATCCTCCCAAATGGTTTACGATAAGTAATCTTGATGTTATTTCTCAGCTTTGA